TGAGTTTGAGGAACATTTTCAGGTACTAAATAAAATGCGTTCATATACCATGTAGCTTTTATTGAAGGTTTTATTGATGAGTAATAAAGAATATAGTTTCATAGTCACTTACAAAGCCGAGTATACTTCCGAAGAAACACCTTACGCTCAAAAGCTTCTTAGGATAATATTTTAGCCAATTATGATATGCTTCATGTTATTAGAAAAGCTGCCCGCAGAAAAAATTAAGTTCTTCAAAATAAGAGCTAGCATAGCAAAGCACACGTTTATGCAAGAAATAATTATTTTATTTCGTGTTGTTTTTGTCTACCGAAGGGCTTTTTTTCGTTCCAAATCACACCTAGCCAACAATGTGCCACAAGCAGGTCAAATGAGTAATCGTCTCGACCTATAGAGTTTTCTTGTCTGTTAGTTGGAGTTTTGATAAATTGGACGAAATCTTTTTAGTAGGCTAGTTCACAGATTCTTCCTGGCAATGGTCGCCCTTGTGTTTTACTCCTTTTTTGTGAGAGGAGCACGCTACGCCACCGACTGCACTGAAATTGATGCTTTATGCAATTCGTTTCTGGTGGTAAATTGTTGTGACACTTCACTGAATTTTAGTATTAAATATTTAGAAACCTGGCATTGAGTATGAGTTTGCGCCATCAAAGGCGACAGCCTGCATTTTTCGTTATAAATTTGAGCACGTGCACGAATGCGTGGCATAAAGAAAACTGCAGAAATTAAGCGCACAAACTCGTCGTGAAATCCTGCACCAATATCAGCGAAAGAGCCACCAGATGACGCAAAGTAAGTACACAATCTTGCGTGGCTATGACCATGGTGATAGAGCGTACAATTACCAGTAATAAATTTACGAATACGTTGATGAATGCCTACACAGCCATTAAAACATAAAAGCTTTTTGTAGTTCTTCTCAAAAACAATAGCCGGCAGTTTCAAAGTCTTATCGAGTGACTCGGAACGTTATCGAACATTCCTATAAATTTGGAATTCACGATGCAAGAAAGCAAAACGCACTGCTTTAATAAAAGTATCTAAAAATGGTTTTACTTTTGTTTAAAAATTTTGAAGAACACGCACAGGCTGACGAAAAAAAGTTAGTGGGAAAGACAGGGTGTAGCATGCAGCTCCACTAACGTGAAATCTGGAGAGGGGCTATTCATGCAGTCTGTGCTGATGCTtccccccagaaaaaaaatcacggcatatccacggagtgaatgatgttgagtggggCAAGCGCTGGAGGTTTATATACACAaatactgtatatatttatataaagaATTTCTAcaattcgtaagtggtagctatacgtcacttccgttcccccttcattataacggctttatggttggtgaagtggtggatcggtgatagGACATAcggggatgtttgcaaggacgaagtagcgggcagtttgcaaaggtggaacaaTAGGTTGGTCACAAGCAATGGACACTGTGAGACGATCTATGGTTCTTtgacgcgcacctggatacaagtgcACGGCCAACTTGCATtttatattggctacttctcagcAGTAATGGTTTCATGGTCGTTGAAGTGGTGGATCAGGTATGAAGTGAAGTGGGAAGTTTGCTTTGACGAAGTAGGGGGCAGCTGGCAAAGGTGGAAattataggtggtcacgtacgtacgtacatacatacatacatacatacatacatacatacatacatacatacatacatacatacatacatacatacatacatacatacatacatacatacatacatataataAATGGGCAGagccacgcctttaggagcttcaccccacAGAACGTTTACTGTTGTGCAGATTTACTCGCCAACAGTCCGCTAACACACCCTCACTTTGCAGGTATGTTTCAAGAAGTGGTGTTTCGAATAAATGGCTTTAGCGCCAAGTTTCATGTTTGTATATCGGATTTTAGGTAATAAATATGAATGTTTCGGTAATTTATGCAGGTATTCGACACCACTGTATAAACAATCATGATACTTTAGGTAGTAATGGTGAACGTACTTACTTGTTTATACTGAAGCACGACTGCAACATAGTATGCCGACACGCCAAGACCCTCAGGTGCTTCGGCCTTGAAACAATTATCCATTCGTTACTTTTGCAGCACAAGGGAAATTTGTGCGTTGACAACGCAACCTGAGTGAAACAAGAAAAAGATATAACGTCATTTTGATTTTCTTGTTTTGGGGAACGTGAAAGTAAGACAACACGAGAGAAAAGACGCTGACTTGCTACTacgtttatttgaaaaagttTCACACCAAGAAATTTCATGCGCCAAAACACTCACAGCAGGCACggtcacacaaaaaaaaattaaaaaacctTTTTGACAACATCCTTAGATAGCTTAGTCGAGGTAAGTTTATTCAGTTTACACGTTTAACTGCTGGGAAGGAAGTATGTTTTCTTTACCGTCAAATGCACCGAAGAATGCACACGTCAGCAGCAGTCTTAGTTTGGCCCGTCTCTGTAATACTCTTGATAGCACTGCTTTCACTGTGCAGCGTGTTAAAGTGCAACTACTCAGTGGCTGACTAAGCTGTCTGCATGACGTCCCCCTTAAACGACTAAATAAAAATATGCTGATGGGTCTTGCATATCTTCATGAACTAAAGACAATGGCAATCCAATGCGGAGTGAATCAAACAACCTTCTTTACTTTTTTCCCACAGTAATGCATATATCAACGGCAGCTTTGAAGATCACCGCAGAGAGGGTTACATCTGCGGATGGCGGTCGCTAATTATAATGAGACGGAAGTGCCTTAGCACGGATTATGTAAAAGGCTGCAACGCCAGCGTCAGATGTATAGCAGTGAATTTTCATGACACAGAAGCTGAAAGCTCAGTGGGTGCATCAAAAGACGCTCTGCAGCGGGAAGAGGTGGGAGATTAGTATTAATTATTTACGCAGGAACGTCACACCAATCACGTACTTAGCCGCAGCTTCacgattttaaatgtgaagcacttcttagcgaacttcggtgacattgtgcatatctatctatctatctatctatctatctatctatctatctatctatctatctatctatctatctatccatttagctctcctagccgctCCGATGATAAGATCTTTACCAAaagtggtatggcataacatgactgtacgacgagcataagtgactggtCTTAACATAAAAATCAACACATTTCAAAACCTAGACATTTAAATCACGACATGTttctcatgaatgtcatgatataaaTGTCATTGTTTTAttgatcttgcggtggtttactTCATATTACATCGTGCGAAAATAGCCTGCTATGGCATGACGGCAAGGCTAATTAATATAAGTGAAAGGCCCTGACATGGAAATCATCAAATTCTTGTCTTGTAGGTCATGACATTAGGCcatacgctcatagcgcactcgtggCCCTTCCACTATCTTCACATAAACCAAAGTTAGTATTACGTGGCTTGAACGAACGACGAagacaaatgccaggcgcaaacgtGATAACATGACATAGAGGTCATGTAAGGCATAATTTACACGCCTACCGCTGCTGGGGTTCTCATTAGGAACGTAAGTGGTGCTGTCGTTAGGCGGCTATTAaaaacatacttgcatcttatctgGACACCTTAGTGCGCATAAAATGCGTACTTGTGTTTACTGCGTACTACTTTTATTCGCCTCGTAtcattgtgctgatttgaaagtgacctATCAATCTTCCTCTTTTGTTCTTCGCATATAATAGATTCCTTCTGTACATGAGATATGCCATTTTTGCACTTTTAAATTTTTATGGGGTCGTTGCGTGGAAATAACAATACCCAACACGGCTGAATTGAAGTAGTAGATTCTGCCGTTACTCTGTCTGCCAATTTTAACACGACATTTagctgtgtttgtgtgtgtggctTCTATACTGTGCCCAATTCGATGAAGAtcaccggactctccagtgtgccttgaatagactcgatgaccggccatttaatgaagcaaagatcttaggagcctggtcgcgcagcacatcagcacagaaagccacacgagccctcctgagatacttgacagcaacttcattgagggaccgcctgtgaaactcggcgttgtgtgtgtgatgtgacatgtgtctatccttctctctctttttttactcctctctccccctccccatgtgtagggtagcaaactggacgcatagtatagttaacctccctacctttcctgcATATCTTCTCTCTGTTTCGAAAAGACACCACGCAGTACCCTCCATTGTGTATGTCTAGGTTACCCCTGCTTATAATTTATGCATACTTGTGGCCTTGTCAGATTCAttaaagcgaaagctgttatgaggagATGACACTAGGAGCCTTTGATGTCCTAATTTCGGGCGCCGCCACCAGTGTCAGTAACTGGTATCAAgcgcaatgaagaaaaaaaaaacgttggtggTGTATCTGTGTGTTTCACTGCCAAACGTCGACGAAAGACCATAGTCTAATGTCttgagagagaaaataaaacatttttttacaTTCTGCGTGAGGAAAATGGTGAATATGTGTTGCTTAAGATATGGACGATATCCAGCAGTGATTTGTagaaacgaagttttttttctttagaaacgcAAAATCTATGGTAGGTAGCAGTACCATGTAGTTTTAGTGTAGCGTAGGAAACACCCGCTTTTTCGGTCACAGCGTCGAACTGCCAGCGCCGCGTTAAAGCACTGTGATCTTTATAATTATGTATCTCTGATATTAAAAATAAAGTAACAGACTGCTAAAGTTTCCGTACTCGTGTTGGGCCAAAagtatgcgcaatatttgttttcTGATGGACAATGACTGCACATATAATCACAAAAACGAGGTCAAGATGACTGGTAGCTAAGGAAGTGGTTCAACTTTCGCCATTTCGCTGAATCGGGTCACAGCAACAAAAAGACAAACACAGAGATAGACACTATTGTGCTTGTAGCATAGACACAGGGTAGATTTGTTTGTTGCGTCCCATAATAGAATAAAATCAGAGGCGTGGACGCGTGGTAGAAGATCCGCTTGCTACGCAAAGGACCCGTCTTCAATCCCCCACttggagcaactgaaaattttttttcctaaagagagagaccaaaattttcggTGTGAAATATCCCAAGTAAGACTACGACCGAGCAAGAAGAATTACATGCGCGCACTGAGCCGCTCTTCTAGTCCGGCCATGttaagactatcatctttaacaGGACTGACAGGAATCTTTATGCACTAATCTTTGGGGAGTGGAATGCCAAAACAATGTTCTCTTTCTTGTCAGTCGATATCGTGATGTTGGGCCACCTTTCCGAAGTTTTGTGGTCCTGACGTAGTTTTCCACATCGAATGCAGCTTACCTAGTGTTGCACTGCGTCTTCTCTCAGCACACCTTTGATCGAGCAATATCGCAATGTGATGGCGTCCTGACACATGACATCTTCAGGGCGTTCCACAAAGCCACAGACTGAACAACAGTGTCATAAAGGCTGTAAATACAATAGCAAACAGGTAATCACATTTCGTTtgttaagcagaaaaaaaagtgaaagcccAGATTATTTGCACCGCCTAGTCCACAAATTACGCAGGTTTATTATATTGTTCATGGAAACCCTAGATTAGGAAATATTTATTGATAATGTGTTTTATATGTCCCTGTAGTAGTGTAAGTCTAATACGAACATTTGTGCATACATGCATTGTAGTACTATTCTATACACCAGGGTGCCTTCGTATAGGTTCCCTTTTGAGTCCAGTATGAACTTCAAAAACTTTTGTATAGGTGGCGGTGTGCTTCCGAAGAAATCAGAATTTGCACACGTAAATTAGGTTTCTTATGCTGACCCGTCCTGTGGCACATTTTACGTACCAAACTTCTCATTCTCGCAGCATTCACTCTTAACTCACTTCACCCAAGTCTTTGAAATCAGGGCTCCGTATCTCAATAAGAACCGTACCAAGCTCACGCGTGATCAGACTGAGGCATAAGATATTGCAGCGTGATATTTTAGTGTCCGGGATCAGAAGGTATTCCATGAAGTGAACGGAAGCTAGGTGAGGTGCTCACGTGAGCTTCTACCGGTAAGAGCTTTGTGGTCTGTCTCTCGCATAAAGTTTGCATGTCAATGAAGGTGAGCCATGCCAGCCTTGAATACGCACTGTCCTGACTTGACCTCACTCCTCAGCGTACTTTGGAAAGTGCCCTTGAAAGACGCTTCAGCACACGCTGCAAGAGCGAGAATGCATCCAAAGGTTTAATTAGTCTGATAGAAGCTGTATTTTTAGGATTGaagttatttatttttgttaaaAAGTTAGTGTGAGTTGAATACAGATTGGAGGTACTGGAGCATGACATTGCTCTGTTTATTTATGTTGAGGTTGATATCACCTAGGTTACTGCATGTCTTTAAATTCTGCCAAAAAAAGAACAAGTGGTCAGCAAAAATATAAAATGAACAATCAAACAAAAACACATCGTGAAGTGAAACAAGTGGAAATATAACAATGTATTACACAGCCACTTGCTGGTGTTTGTACTACAACAGAACACTCACACGACCACGTTTCTAGAGCTACCCACAGTATATAGATTAACCCCTTAATTCGTTTACAGGAAGCCACAGCTACGCATTACAAACGCTTATCTAATCCAGCGTCTTTGAGGAAGATGGTCACAATTTCTTGAAGACGTTTTCAGGCTAGAGGACCAGTAATTTAGGTAACTAAGAGAGCCCTTATGCATGCTCGATAGTTTCTTCTCCAAATATTTTCAAACATTAGAGTTATTGAAGAATTCTAGATGAATATAATCAAAATTTTCATCTTCATGACCCAAGCTACATTTTAGGAAGTTGAAATGCTGTACACTGCGGATAAATTGTTTGGCTTACGCTACTCAAGACTAAGTCTGTGGTGTGACGTCAATGTCCTCCAAAAAGGGGACCCTAGTGAGAATGTTTTTTTATGAGCTAGCTACATTAAATATTGACTGCTTTCTTCTGTAGTGCTGTAAAACTACGCCACCATAAAATATTGGCAACTTCCTCatattataaaaaaatattttttttttcatacgtaaAACTTCATTCATGAACTCGATAGCGCGCATTTTCATAAAATACGTCTATTGCGTTCATAAAGTTTGCTAGGGTTGGTTCTacaacaaaacaaattgaaaatggCCTGCACACGTCTTGTCAGCACACGCACTTTTATTTGCTTCACTACATTGAAATCACACATGCCGTTATTTGCCAATACGAGGTCTCGTGTCGTTTCCGCCAAGAGAATAGCAGGGCAGTCTTGCCTGGTCTTGCAAGATTACAGTCGCAGTTAACACTCATGAAATTCGCCTCGCACTACGAGGTTAGGTGATAAACTGATGCCTACTTCAGATAGGCATGTTTCTATGTCCATGTATTTACACTAAACAATATTCCGCCAGCCACAACGTCAAAAATGCGAGAATAAGGCTCCATCGTTGCGCACCACGTAAGCATGTCTACGCAGCTTGGGAATAAGAATTCACAAAATACCCAGACTGGCGCCGTTGAAGGCAGCCTTGAACAGCTCACTTTAGAATTTAAGAATGCATGGTGTACGTCTCCATAGAATCCCTgccacccccccacccccacaaaaaaagaaaaaacccaAGTGGCCCACGCTGTTGCCCACGACAAAGacgcctttatttatttatttatttatttatttatttatttatttatttatttacaggtacctcaaagaccccaatcagtggggttttacatgaggggtgttgaagcacgaaaattacacaactgatcaacaaacatagaaaaaagaaaacaaaaactgcacgagcgtatcacgaaagggtatcaagcacgctctgttaataaaaagcatacaatgccaaccagcgaagcagataacaccactaaggataatcgcatacatgacacaaaaataatCAGTACATAAATTTTTCAACGGCAGCTTTGAACTGAGTCGGGTTTGTTTTGGTGACGACACTTTCAGGAAGGCTGTTCCATTCGATGGCTGTCAGAACAGGAAATGAATTTAGATAGGCGGTCGTGCGTGCACGAGGTGGGTATACTGCTTTTGGGTGGTTGAGGCGGTTCGATTGGTGGTGAGCAGTTTTTATGTGGAGGCTTTCGCATGATAACGAGTTGTAGAATTTGTGGAAGAGGCAAAATCGTGCTACTGTACGTCGTGTTTTGAgacttggcaatttagctttacgTTTAAGAAGTGTTACGCTTGTGTGGTATGAATAATCGGAGAAGATGAATCTGGCCGCACGGTTCTGAACGGATTCAAGGATGGTACTTGAGTTAGCTTGTGGTAAGTCCCAGACTGCACATGCGAATTCCAGCTTTGGGCGAACAAGCGTTTCGTAGGCCAATAATTTAACTGTGGTCGGAGCCAGGTTAATGTTACGTTGGAGGAAGCCCAGCGCGCGATTCGCGTCACTGGTAATGCGATTTATGTGGGATGACCATGTAAGGTCATGAGAAATAAGAAGACCTAGATATTTAGTGGACAAGACAGGAAATATAGCGGAGCCACTTAAGAAATATTTGTACGTGGAATAGGAGTGACGCCTGTGGAATGACATGATGGATGTTTTGTGAACGTTTAGCACCATGagccatttgttgcaccattcgtCTATCTTCCTTAGGTCTTGCTGGAGTGCTGCGTTATCACTGGGATCGATAATGGGgcgataaatgacgcagtcgtccgcgaacaaCCGAATGCTTGAAGAAATATTGTCTGGTAGGTCGTTGATGTATATGAGAAAAAGTAAGGGCCCGAGGACCGTCCCTTGAGAAACACCTGATAGGACAGGAGATAAGGATGAAGAACTGTTGCTAGCGTAGACAAACTGCTGTCGGTTAGTTAAAAAATTTGAAAGCCATGCAAATACATGTTCATCAAGGTTTAAATGCGAAAGTTTAGATAGCAAACGcttgtggggaactttgtcgaaGGCCTTCTCGAAATCTATGAAAATAGCATCGACGGGGACGTTAATGTCTAATTTAGAATTAATGTCACTTAGGAAGAGTGCCAATTGAGTGTCGCAGGAGAGACCTTTTTGGAAGCCATGTTGATTGGGATGAAAGAACTTTGCGGATTTCAGAAAGCTAGCTATGTGCgtgtaaatgatatgttccattattttagagCAAACACATGTAAGAGAGATTGGGCGAAACGCGTTGTCTGAGGCTTTCTTGGGGACAGGTACCACTTTTCCTATTTTCCAATCTTGGGGAACAAAACCTGTTGAGAGGGACTGCTGGAAGATATGGCTAAGAATGATGCTAGAGAGGTGTTTGGTGTTTTTAAGAATTTTTGCATTTATGCCGTCAACGCCTGAGGCCGAAGATAGCTTCAGGGAGTCAATGACGTTTGAGATGCCGTGTGGTTGGAATGTAATGCTGGGCATGATGGAGTGCAATTTAGTGGAAAGGGACACAGGGCCGTCGTCTGGCTCGCGGGTGAATACTGAGCAGAATGTGGAGTTAAGGGACTCGGCAACTTTGCAGTCAGGAATAGCAGTTCCTGAGGAGTCAAGCAAGGAAACTGTAGGGTTTACGTGTTTGGGGTTAATGGTCCTCCAGAACTGCTTAGGGTTAGTGCGAATCATAGCTGGCAGTGTCGACGAGAAGAAGGTGCGTTTGGATTTAGACAGGAGTGAATCGAACTTTTTTGATGTTGCTCGATATTTATCCCATGTGCGTGGGTCGGTGGATGTTTTTGCCGCTCTAAATtgcctatttctttttcttttgagccGTTTTAAAGTAACGCTGAACCATGAGGATGCGATCCGCTCTGTTATCGTTTTTGTAGGTATGTATTTTGCAATCAAACGTTGCGTTTCATACTTAAAGATTGACCAATTTGTTTCAACCGAGCGAGTTTCGAAATCCAACAAGAACGAATCGCAAAAGTTGCTCAGTTCAGCGTTCATATCGAGATATTGACCTTTATCGTAAAGTGTTATTGTTTTCGATAATTCTGGTGGGCGTTTGTGTAGGCAATGAAACGTACCATGAATGATAGCATGGTCACTGATACCATCCAAATAGGTGAGTGGGGAGAAACTATTGGGGTGAGAAGCAAGAACCAGGTCAAGTAGATTGTTCGAGTGGTTTGTAGTTCTTGTGGGTGATGTGACCAACTGCGAAAGCCCGAATGAAAGACACGTGTTTATGAAGTCGCTTTCGACGCTTTTGTGCACCGGCGTGATAGCGGGGTTGCACCAGTCAATAGccggaaggttaaaatcaccaaaaaTTGCAATACGCGTGTTGGGGTGTAGGGTTGAGaccaactgcaacgcgtcgtggAAATTGGGTACGAAGGAGGCGTCGGCATCTGGGGGGCGATAGCATGCGCCAATTATGACAGGAGGATACGCAGCTGTGCATCTAATAAACAGTATTTCGAGTGGGGAACTAATGACAACACGACAGCACTGCAAACTACGATGGGCACCCAACAAGACACCACCGCCTCGCCTGTTTACCCGATCACATCGGAAGACGTCGAAATCTGGGAAATAGAGCTGTACGTCTACATTACTTATAGAGGGGTTTAgccatgtttccgtaagaatTACAAAATTGGAGTCGGTTGAGGTAACGACGTTGCTTAGTTGGTCCCTTTTGGGAATCAGGCTACGGATGTTAGTAAAAATGAATGATATGATACTGTTATTGGAACTGGGAGTTGTGTTTGCCAACCGCTACGCAACGCGCTGCACAACCTTTTCGCTACTGTGGTCATAGAAGTAAGTGACGTCACCTATCTTTAATTTATCATGTCGTAGCTTGTAGGAGGTTCCTTGTGCTTTGCCAAATTCAACTAACTTCTTGCGGGCCACGCGTGTATTAGGCGAAAAATCTTCAGAGATAGCAACATCCGACTCCTTAAATTTCCAGCTGGTACTAAGAACCTTATCCTTATCCTTGAAATAGGCGAATTTCACAATTATCGGCCTTTTTTTAGCCGGGTGAAATGTGTCCAGCCTGTGCGCACGCTCGATGTCCCGTGGTTGGATGTTTATCTTTAGTACGGCTGAACAGTGATTAATAACCTTTTCTTCAGACTGCGCCCACGTTTCGCCTGCACGGTCGACCAGCCCAAAAAACAGCAGGTTTTGGCGACGAGCCCTGTTTTCGGAATCGTCGAGACGGGAGGACAAATGAGAAATTTGTTTTGCGTTCATCTCGGCTAGATGCTCGATTTCCTCTACCTGGGTTTTAATACTCACAAGGGACGCGCAGTCTCCCTCGATTTTAGTTAGACGTACCTTAATGTCCGCGAACATGGTATCGGTTTCGTCGAGTTTGGCTTTCATGAGTCTCATTTCGCTTAACAGTGTTGACTGGCCGTTTTTGAGTTCATTAAGAATTGCGGCTATATCACATGGTTCATCAGCGGAAGGGGCACCTTTTTTTGGAGGACCGGGGTTCTCTTCTACATCTCCGCATAACATCAATAAATCCAACAAAACAAGACCGCAATCAAAAGCGATAGAACAACAAcactgtgggctcggcagcacaaGCAAGGCAGGATAACGCGTGCGTCGCGCGAACAAAGAACAATTGTTGGGTACCTGCATGAGAAAGACGGTTTTCCGGTGAGCCCAAGCCATCGCTCGCGTGTCGCCGAGCCCACTGAAGTGGGCGCCGGTCCGGGGATGCTTTTTATAGGCTCCGGTTGTTGTCGATGGCGATCCGATCTCCCTTGGCCATTTGTAGAGCATGCGCAGGGCAGGGGGCAGCCAGGTTGACGCGTTTTCCACAGGGCAGCGACGTTGCAGCACGTGCCAGAATCGGAGATTGCTGGACTGGTTGTCAGGCGGAACCGGGATTTCCGACGAAGGCACGTGGTGTCCCGGTATCGCGTTGATGGCGCAGCCGGGCGTATCCTTGGGCAGGGCCGGGGAGCAGGCCAAGAACAGAAGCTGCATGAGAAAGACGGTTTTCCGGTGAGCCCAAGCCATCGCTCGCGTGTCGCCGAGCCCACTGAAGTGGGCGCCGGTCCGGGGATGCTTTTTATAGGCTCCGGGCGTTGTCGATGGCGATCCGATCTCCCTTGGCCATTTGTAGAGCATGCGCAGGGCAGGGGGCAGCCAGGTTGACGCGTTTTCCACAGGGCAGCGACGTTGCAGCACGTGCCAGAATCGGAGATTGCTGGACTGGTTGTCAGGCGGAACCGGGATTTCCGACGAAGGCACGTGGTGTCCCGGTATCGCGTTGATGGCGCAGCCGGGCGTATCCGTGGGCAGGGCCGGGGAGCAGGCCAAGGACAGAAGCTGCATGAGAAAGACGGTTTTCCGGTGAGCCCAAGCCATCGCTCGCGTGTCGCCGAGCCCACTCATGATGTGAATGGAGAAAAATAAACTTATTTTTTTCTCCATTCACATCATAAACACAAATAATTATTGCCTGCTTTTCTGCTAAGTAGGAAATCTCGCAACGCCATGTTATTAAGTCTAAGTGAAGTCATACTGCGATAGTAAGTCGTATGATTGTTTTCAAAGAAGCGTGCTTACATAGTTACTTTAaatatgatagtctttcttgggaaccttcgacgcaattttttttctttttacctcgctcTCTGTAGCCTCACCAGAAATCTAA
Above is a window of Rhipicephalus microplus isolate Deutch F79 chromosome 1, USDA_Rmic, whole genome shotgun sequence DNA encoding:
- the LOC142766287 gene encoding uncharacterized protein LOC142766287, which produces MSGLGDTRAMAWAHRKTVFLMQLLSLACSPALPTDTPGCAINAIPGHHVPSSEIPVPPDNQSSNLRFWHVLQRRCPVENASTWLPPALRMLYKWPREIGSPSTTPGAYKKHPRTGAHFSGLGDTRAMAWAHRKTVFLMQLLFLACSPALPKDTPGCAINAIPGHHVPSSEIPVPPDNQSSNLRFWHVLQRRCPVENASTWLPPALRMLYKWPREIGSPSTTTGAYKKHPRTGAHFSGLGDTRAMAWAHRKTVFLMQPL